The Caproicibacterium amylolyticum genome includes the window GAGTCTGAGTACGGTCCGCCGGAACCATTGTGCCACAAAACGGTGTAATTTTTCAGGTCATCGCTGTTGGTTTTAAAGGCGGCGTCCGCATTGATATAGCCGAGTTTATAGTAACGGCGCAGGGTGTGCAGCACCTGTTTTGCACAGTCAGTTTCATAGATGTTGACAATTTTAAGACTGGTGTCAGAGGACTTGACCATCAGCGGAATGTTGTGATTGACGATGTATTCGTAGCCGTCTATGCTAAAGAAATTCTCGGAGTTGCGGTCCAGTGCCATGGGGATGCACTGCGGCTCTGCCTGCTTTACTTTTTTTAGGATTGGCTCCAGAGATTCCAGCGTCCTGTACTGCTTTACGTCAATGCCGTATTTTTCTGCGAGTGCTTTGGAATAAATCCAGAGATCAGGGGTGGCAATTTCTTTGTTGGTGGGAATGCCGTAGGTTTTGCCGTCGATTTTAATGCCTGTCCAGAAAAGCGGGTCAATCGCGTCGTACATTTTCTTTCCAGTAGTTTTTAAGTAAGAGGTCAAATCCAGCCATGCGCCCTTGCGGGCATTGCCGACAAAGTCGCCCTGTTGGCTGGAGGTGAAGGCAATGTCGAAACTGGTGCCGGAGTCGATAATTGCGGAAAGCTTGGTAGTGTAGTCGTCCCAGTCGATATAGTTGATTTTGACCCGGACACCGATTTTTTTCATCAGCAGTTCGTTGAGTGCATTGTTTACGGCGGTAAGGTCCTTGCCGGCCGGCCCAATGGTGTAGTATTGCAGCGTAACAGCGGAAGCTGAATTTGACGCGGCAGTGGATGCAGCAGCCGAGGAAGAAGCGGCTGTTTCCTGCCCGCAGGCTGCAGCAGCGGAAAGGATCGCGGCAGAAAGAATACAGGCAAGTGCTTTTCGCAGTTTCAAAAAGAATCCCCCAGTAAATCGAAAATTATATAGTTTCATGTTATAGAAATATTATAAATTTTGTGTTAGTTGATGTCAATCAGGAGGCAGAAATGAGCAAACAGGAAAAACAAAATTTGTTCCGACAGCAGGCACAGCAATTAGTGGAAAAGATGACGCTGGAGGAAGCAGCTTCGCAGCTTCGTTATGACGCGCCTGCAGTGGAACGCCTGCATATTCCGGCCTGCAACTGGTGGAATGAAGCACTGCACGGGGTGGCACGCGCAGGCACCGCCACGGTGTTCCCGCAGGCGATTGCGATGGCCGCTGTTTTTGATGAAGCGGAAATGTCTGCTATGGCGGATATTATTGCCGAGGAGGGGCGCGCCAAGTACAATATGCAGGCCGCTGCAGGTGACCGGGACTTGTACAAAGGTCTGACTTTCTGGTCGCCGAATATCAACCTTTTCCGTGACCCGCGCTGGGGCAGGGGGCAGGAAACTTACGGCGAGGATCCATTTTTAACAGCGCGGCTTGGCTGTGCCTACGTGAAAGCCCTGCAGGGGGACGGTGCTTACCTGAAAGCTGCTGCATGTGCAAAGCATTTTGCAGTGCACAGCGGCCCGGAAGCGACCCGCCACGGCTATGACGCTAAAGTCAGCCTGCACGACCTGTGGGATACCTATCTGCCCGCTTTTGAAGCATTGGTCAAAGAGGCGGATGTTGCAGGTATCATGGGTGGCTATAACCGCATCAATGGTGTGCCGTGCTGTGCAAATCCGCAGCTGCAGAAGATTCTGCGCGGAAAGTGGGGGTTTCACGGATATTTTGTTTCAGATGCGTGGGCACTGCATGACCTGTACCAGTTCAGCCCCTTGACCGAGGGACCGCTGGATACTGCACAGCTTGCTCTGCCCAATGGCTGCGACCTGGACTGTGGGGATACTTATCCGCATATCATGGAAGCGTTTGCAAAAGGAATGGTTACAGAAAAGGACATCCGCACAGCGGCAGAACGCCTTTTCACCATCCGCTTTGCACTTGGCGAATTTGCACAGGACTGCCCATATGACAGTATTCCGTTTTCAGAAGTAGATTCAGCGGAACACAATGCAGCTTCTCTGCGTATGAGTGAAAAATCCGCGGTGCTGCTGAAAAATGACGGCCTGCTGCCGCTTTCGCTGAAATCCCTGCACACCATCGGTGTAATTGGCCCGAACGCAGACAGCATTGAAGTCCTGCGCGGTAATTACTGCGGTACGGCATCCCACTGGGAAACCAACCTGCGCGGGATTCAGGACTATGTGGGCGGCAGCGCAAGGGTGCTTTATGCGCAGGGCTGTCACCTGTACAAAGATAATGTGATGGATTTGGCACAGCAGGATGACCGCCTGAGCGAGGCCGCCGCCGTAGCTGCTGCTTCAGATGTAGTGGTTCTCTGCCTTGGATTGGACCCGACCATTGAGGGCGAGCAGGGGGACGCCGGAAACGAGTTCGCGGCAGGCGATAAAACAGACCTGCGCCTGCCCGCGCCGCAGCGCCGCCTGCTGCAGGCGGTGTGTGCAAGCGGCAAGCCGGTGATTCTGGCGGTAAACAGCGGCAGCGCACTGGACCTGCGCTTTGCACAGGAACACTGCACGGCAATTTTGCAGCTGTGGTACAGCGGCGCACACGGCGGCACCGCGCTGGCACGGCTGCTGTTTGGTGATGCGGTGCCTGCCGGACGTCTGCCGGTCACGTTCTATGAAAATACGGACGACCTGCCGCCGTTTGATGATTACGGCATGGCGGGGCGCACCTATCGGTATTACCGCGGAACACCGCTTTATCCGTTTGGATACGGTCTTTCCTACAGCCGTTTTGCGTACAGCAATTTACAACTGGAAAAGGACACGCTTGTGTCCGGCGAAAGCCTGCGCCTGACTATAGAGGTGCAGAACACCGGTGCTGTAACAGCAGATGAGGTAACGCAGATATATCTTGGCAAAGAGCAGCCGGGTGAACTGGACCCGGCTTACAGACTGTGCGGCTTCGCGCGGACAGCTTTGGCTCCCGGCGAAATTCACCGCCTGACCTTTGAAATTCCTGCGGTTTCTTTTTACAGTGTGGATGCACAGGGGCAGCGCCGGTTTGAGGCCGGAAACTATGTCGTTTATGCCGGCGGACATCAGCCGGACGAGCGCAGCC containing:
- a CDS encoding ABC transporter substrate-binding protein; its protein translation is MKLRKALACILSAAILSAAAACGQETAASSSAAASTAASNSASAVTLQYYTIGPAGKDLTAVNNALNELLMKKIGVRVKINYIDWDDYTTKLSAIIDSGTSFDIAFTSSQQGDFVGNARKGAWLDLTSYLKTTGKKMYDAIDPLFWTGIKIDGKTYGIPTNKEIATPDLWIYSKALAEKYGIDVKQYRTLESLEPILKKVKQAEPQCIPMALDRNSENFFSIDGYEYIVNHNIPLMVKSSDTSLKIVNIYETDCAKQVLHTLRRYYKLGYINADAAFKTNSDDLKNYTVLWHNGSGGPYSDSTWANNLGYPVVCQQVSPSVITSESTRGGIMSVSAHTQHPKECVRFLNCLNTDAEVRNMLNYGIEGTHYRLSEKHQVIGLDSGYRGIQYTQGNWFILYTTVNDPVNKWDAYRKFNKEAVRSQALGFTPDISDSSSAAQAAAVVRVTEKYYPSLMTGTVDPNKILPLFLQELREAGIDKLQSTLQQQITAWKAKGF
- a CDS encoding glycoside hydrolase family 3 C-terminal domain-containing protein, with amino-acid sequence MSKQEKQNLFRQQAQQLVEKMTLEEAASQLRYDAPAVERLHIPACNWWNEALHGVARAGTATVFPQAIAMAAVFDEAEMSAMADIIAEEGRAKYNMQAAAGDRDLYKGLTFWSPNINLFRDPRWGRGQETYGEDPFLTARLGCAYVKALQGDGAYLKAAACAKHFAVHSGPEATRHGYDAKVSLHDLWDTYLPAFEALVKEADVAGIMGGYNRINGVPCCANPQLQKILRGKWGFHGYFVSDAWALHDLYQFSPLTEGPLDTAQLALPNGCDLDCGDTYPHIMEAFAKGMVTEKDIRTAAERLFTIRFALGEFAQDCPYDSIPFSEVDSAEHNAASLRMSEKSAVLLKNDGLLPLSLKSLHTIGVIGPNADSIEVLRGNYCGTASHWETNLRGIQDYVGGSARVLYAQGCHLYKDNVMDLAQQDDRLSEAAAVAAASDVVVLCLGLDPTIEGEQGDAGNEFAAGDKTDLRLPAPQRRLLQAVCASGKPVILAVNSGSALDLRFAQEHCTAILQLWYSGAHGGTALARLLFGDAVPAGRLPVTFYENTDDLPPFDDYGMAGRTYRYYRGTPLYPFGYGLSYSRFAYSNLQLEKDTLVSGESLRLTIEVQNTGAVTADEVTQIYLGKEQPGELDPAYRLCGFARTALAPGEIHRLTFEIPAVSFYSVDAQGQRRFEAGNYVVYAGGHQPDERSRALCGSEALSCRIYMR